From a region of the Lactuca sativa cultivar Salinas chromosome 4, Lsat_Salinas_v11, whole genome shotgun sequence genome:
- the LOC128133761 gene encoding uncharacterized protein LOC128133761, with product MARTRSGNVNANGNGHQPPVIEQIPVVEAAAGPITMAGVQALIQAMLDRQMEETRRLLQQNREEATIQIEQPELNEGQTEEGNYSGTVGQVNPPIVRQNNQDDKVERNGCKYKDFLTCKPSTFTGKEDPIGVMDWISEMELAFMTCGCRGKLQTTFAVRQFRGSVVRWWNTLGKTLSPNEPLQLTWAEFLVQFKRKYCSAQNLLELENQFLTLKKGSMSIDEYTNNFTEKMEFALRLVPDELTKIDKYVII from the coding sequence atggcaagaacccgtagtggaaacgtgaatgcaaatgggaacggACACCAACCCCCCGTGATCGAGCAAATACCAGTTGTGGAAGCCGCTGCCggaccaataacgatggccggagtgcaagcgttgatccaggcaatgttggatcgtcaaatggaggaaactagacgtttgctccagcaaaatcgtgaGGAggccactattcagatcgaacagcccgagttgaacgaagggcagactgaggaaggaaactacagtgggactgttggtcaagtcaacccaccaatagttcgacaaaacaaccaagatgacaaagtcgagaggaatggatgcaagtacaaggattttctgacttgcaagccatcgactttcactggaaaggaggatccgatcggggtcatggattggatctcggagatggagttagccttcatgacatgcggttgcagagggaagctacagaccacatttgcagtgcgtcagtttcgaggaagtgttgtacgttggtggaataccttggggaagactttgagccctaatgagcccctgcaactgacatgggcagaatttttggtgcaattcaaacgaaagtactgctcagctcaaaacctgcttgagctagagaaccagtttctaaccctgaagaagggaagcatgtcaatcgatgaatacacgaacaacttcacagaaaagatggagtttgccttgcgtcttgttccggatgagctgacgaaaattgacaagtac
- the LOC128133354 gene encoding uncharacterized protein LOC128133354 — translation MARTRSGNVNANGNGHQPPVIEQIPVVEAAAGPITMAGVQALIQAMLDRQMEETRRLLQQNREEATIQIEQPELNEGQTEEGNYSGTVGQVNPPIVRQNNQDDKVERNGCKYKDFLTCKPSTFTGKEDPIGVMDWISEMELAFMTCGCRGKLQTTFAVRQFRGSVVRWWNTLGKTLSPNEPLQLTWAEFLVQFKRKYCSAQNLLELENQFLTLKKGSMSIDEYTNNFTEKMEFALRLVPDELTKIDKYAKGLPWEYAVPVRQAPTLEATIWAAKSVEDMIKGRAANKIEVGEKREFEESTRPNKKIKSGSKESSGGGNKVKWCEKCKKNHFGKCSEEVTCYKCGKTGHYANECKRVCYECREEGHVAKDCPKKKEAEKPNIPPKPKARAFHMILDEADDNARIQE, via the coding sequence atggcaagaacccgtagtggaaacgtgaatgcaaatgggaacggACACCAACCCCCCGTGATCGAGCAAATACCAGTTGTGGAAGCCGCTGCCggaccaataacgatggccggagtgcaagcgttgatccaggcaatgttggatcgtcaaatggaggaaactagacgtttgctccagcaaaatcgtgaGGAggccactattcagatcgaacagcccgagttgaacgaagggcagactgaggaaggaaactacagtgggactgttggtcaagtcaacccaccaatagttcgacaaaacaaccaagatgacaaagtcgagaggaatggatgcaagtacaaggattttctgacttgcaagccatcgactttcactggaaaggaggatccgatcggggtcatggattggatctcggagatggagttagccttcatgacatgcggttgcagagggaagctacagaccacatttgcagtgcgtcagtttcgaggaagtgttgtacgttggtggaataccttggggaagactttgagccctaatgagcccctgcaactgacatgggcagaatttttggtgcaattcaaacgaaagtactgctcagctcaaaacctgcttgagctagagaaccagtttctaaccctgaagaagggaagcatgtcaatcgatgaatacacgaacaacttcacagaaaagatggagtttgccttgcgtcttgttccggatgagctgacgaaaattgacaagtacgcaaagggacttccatgggagtacgcggtgccagtgcgtcaggctcctactctggaggcaactatctgggctgccaagtctgtggaagatatgattaagggaagagctgccaacaagattgaggttggcgaaaagagagagtttgaggaatctacgaggcccaataagaagatcaagtctggttcaaaggagtctagcggaggaggaaacaaagtgaaatggtgcgagaagtgcaaaaagaatcactttgggaaatgtagcgaagaagtgacttgctacaagtgtgggaagaccggacattacgccaacgagtgcaaaagggtgtgttatgaatgccgtgaagaagggcatgttgctaaggattgcccgaaaaagaaagaggcggaaaaaccaaacattccgccaaaaccgaaggcaagagcattccatatgatcctagacgaagcagatgacaatgcgaggattcaggaatga
- the LOC111906723 gene encoding uncharacterized protein LOC111906723, which produces FCDIFINDDDVFFFKFDNDVGLNYVLQKGIWKINGIPIFLRKWDPDVFIEKPTHDRVPVWVNIFSIPLQLFNKDGLSLIASKLERPLEVDSYTITMCERTTGRAVFARILIEISAKDPWAKEIKIKAVTAKGATSTTLRVEYYWNPKRCDHCKFFGHDHATCPTHTISTPEPKSAMPSPKDVDNEGYQIIKRKSRTFPIPNKKIPIDNRKGKGPAIKISQVYKPVSRVEPKKKVSTNMFDALSHQIVDDIDDDSRVPPVLHSRTSHPASDAMSSSSHRGCISSPIDQG; this is translated from the coding sequence ttctgtgaCATCTTCATCAATGACGACGATGTATTTTTCTTCAAATTTGATAATGATGTGGGTTTAAACTATGTTCTTCAAAAGGGCATTTGGAAGATTAATGGTATTCCTATTTTCCTCCGCAAATGGGACCCGGACGTTTTCATTGAAAAACCAACTCATGATCGGGTCCCCGTTTGGGTTAATATATTTAGCATCCCTCTCCAACTCTTCAATAAAGATGGTCTTAGTCTCATTGCAAGTAAACTTGAAAGGCCTTTGGAGGTTGATTCTTACACTATAACTATGTGTGAGCGGACTACTGGTAGAGCGGTGTTTGCCCGTATCCTCATCGAGATATCGGCTAAAGATCCTTGGGCTAAGGAAATAAAAATCAAAGCGGTCACGGCTAAAGGTGCTACATCTACAACACTTAGAGTGGAGTATTATTGGAACCCAAAGAGATGCGATCATTGCAAATTTTTTGGCCATGACCATGCTACATGCCCCACTCATACGATTAGTACCCCCGAACCAAAGTCGGCCATGCCCTCCCCAAAAGACGTTGATAATGAAGGATACCAAATAATCAAGAGGAAATCTAGAACGTTTCCAATTCCAAATAAGAAGATCCCCATTGACAACCGTAAAGGGAAAGGTCCTGCTATAAAGATCTCTCAAGTTTACAAACCAGTTTCCCGTGTAGAGCCAAAGAAAAAAGTCTCCACTAACATGTTTGATGCTCTTTCCCATCAAATAGTGGATGATATTGATGATGATTCTCGTGTCCCTCCAGTTCTTCATTCGAGAACTTCACACCCAGCTTCTGACGCAATGTCGAGCTCTTCTCATCGTGGTTGTATCTCTTCTCCAATTGATCAGGGATGA
- the LOC111906722 gene encoding uncharacterized protein LOC111906722: MESLSSLEKWDPNIFIEKPTHDRVPVCVNIFGIPLQLFNKDGLSLIASKLGKPLEVDSYSSTMCEQATGRVVYARILIEMSANEAWANDIKIKPITAKVATSTTLKVEYSWLPKRCDHCKIFGHDLATCPTQMTSPAVQMTVAPIPKEVDKEGFQKVKRRTRAIPIPKKKVQVDNRKSNGPSLKIAQVHKPITRDPKKKDCVVQHV, translated from the coding sequence ATGGAATCCCTCTCTTCCTTAGAAAAATGGGACCCGAATATTTTCATTGAAAAACCAACTCATGATCGGGTCCCCGTTTGcgttaatatttttggtattccCCTACAACTCTTCAATAAAGATGGCTTAAGTCTCATAGCTAGTAAACTTGGAAAGCCTTTAGAGGTTGATTCGTACTCCTCCACCATGTGTGAGCAGGCTACGGGTAGAGTGGTTTATGCTCGTATTCTCATTGAGATGTCGGCTAATGAAGCTTGGGCAAATGATATAAAAATCAAACCAATCACGGCCAAAGTTGCTACTTCTACCACCCTTAAAGTGGAGTACTCTTGGCTCCCAAAGAGATGCGACCATTGCAAAATCTTTGGTCACGACCTTGCCACTTGTCCCACTCAAATGACTAGCCCTGCCGTCCAAATGACGGTCGCGCCCATCCCGAAAGAAGTTgacaaagaaggtttccaaaaggTTAAAAGGAGAACTAGAGCTATCCCTATCCCTAAAAAGAAGGTTCAAGTTGACAATCGGAAAAGCAATGGGCCCTCCTTAAAGATCGCTCAAGTCCACAAGCCAATCACTCGTGatccaaaaaaaaaagattgtgTCGTCCAACATGTTTAA